In the genome of Bradyrhizobium sp. CIAT3101, one region contains:
- a CDS encoding MFS transporter, which translates to MTTTAPNAARTKLPRGIWVLGFVSMLMDVSSEMIHALLPVYLVTVLGASTLTVGLIEGIAEATASITKIFSGALSDWLGRRKLLAALGYGLAALTKPLFPLAPSVGWLVAARFIDRVGKGIRGAPRDALIADISPAGLRGASFGLRQSLDTIGAFVGPLAAIGLMWWTADQFAAVFWVAVVPAFLSFGLIAFAVNEPEPDASREPARNPLDTAAMRQLGPVYWRVVAVGVAFTLARFSEAFLILRAQNIGLNAMWVPAVLVLMNITYALSAYPAGALSDRINRTALLALGLVFLAGADLALALLPSLPGLALGVVLWGLHMGLTQGVLSALVADTAPPSLRGTAFGYFNLFTGLALLAASVIAGALWDVYGPAGTFLAGLGFALVALVGLLTVGDGLATEKTS; encoded by the coding sequence GTGACGACGACCGCACCGAATGCTGCGCGCACCAAGCTACCCAGGGGAATCTGGGTGCTCGGCTTCGTCTCGATGCTGATGGACGTCTCCTCCGAGATGATCCACGCGCTGCTGCCGGTCTATCTCGTCACCGTGCTCGGCGCCTCCACGCTCACCGTCGGCTTGATTGAGGGCATCGCGGAGGCGACCGCCTCGATCACGAAGATCTTCTCCGGCGCGCTGTCGGACTGGCTCGGCCGGCGCAAGCTGCTCGCCGCCCTCGGCTATGGCCTGGCCGCCCTGACCAAGCCGCTATTCCCGCTCGCCCCCAGCGTCGGCTGGCTGGTGGCGGCGCGCTTCATCGACCGCGTGGGCAAGGGCATCCGCGGCGCGCCCCGCGATGCTTTGATCGCCGATATCTCGCCGGCGGGCCTGCGCGGCGCGAGCTTCGGCCTGCGACAGTCGCTCGACACGATCGGCGCCTTCGTCGGACCGCTCGCCGCGATCGGCCTGATGTGGTGGACGGCGGACCAATTTGCCGCGGTGTTCTGGGTCGCCGTGGTGCCGGCGTTCCTGTCCTTCGGCCTGATTGCGTTCGCGGTGAACGAGCCGGAGCCGGATGCCAGCCGGGAGCCCGCAAGAAATCCGCTCGACACCGCCGCCATGCGGCAGCTTGGACCCGTGTATTGGCGCGTCGTCGCGGTCGGCGTCGCCTTCACGCTCGCCCGCTTCAGTGAGGCCTTTCTGATCCTGCGTGCGCAGAACATCGGCCTCAATGCGATGTGGGTGCCGGCGGTGCTGGTGCTCATGAACATCACCTACGCGCTCTCGGCCTATCCGGCCGGCGCGCTGTCGGACCGGATCAACCGGACCGCCCTGCTCGCGCTCGGCCTGGTTTTCCTCGCCGGCGCCGACCTCGCATTGGCGCTGCTGCCGAGTCTGCCCGGCCTCGCGCTCGGCGTCGTGCTGTGGGGTCTGCATATGGGATTGACGCAAGGCGTGCTCTCGGCCCTCGTCGCCGATACTGCGCCGCCAAGCCTGCGCGGCACCGCCTTCGGCTATTTCAACCTGTTCACGGGCCTGGCGCTGCTGGCCGCGAGCGTGATCGCCGGCGCACTGTGGGACGTTTACGGCCCGGCCGGCACGTTCCTCGCAGGACTCGGCTTCGCGCTGGTCGCGCTCGTGGGACTGCTCACCGTCGGCGACGGGCTGGCAACGGAGAAGACGTCATGA
- a CDS encoding VOC family protein, translating into MTDETAMMVGSATVFVVSDIEASLAYYRDVLGFQVTFEYGSPLSYACLCRDEVALHLLATAATKRLPGQGGLCIFVRDVDRLYTELSGRGARLINRPEDRDYGMRDFDVVDADGNQVTFGMGTDAAA; encoded by the coding sequence ATGACCGACGAAACCGCGATGATGGTCGGCTCCGCGACCGTCTTCGTCGTCTCCGACATCGAAGCGAGCCTCGCTTATTACCGTGATGTGCTCGGCTTTCAGGTCACTTTCGAATATGGCTCGCCCTTGTCTTACGCTTGCCTGTGCCGCGACGAGGTGGCCCTGCATCTGCTCGCGACGGCGGCAACGAAACGATTGCCCGGGCAGGGCGGCCTCTGCATCTTCGTCCGCGACGTGGACCGGCTCTACACCGAGCTGTCCGGACGCGGCGCGAGGCTCATCAACCGGCCGGAGGACCGCGACTACGGCATGCGCGATTTCGATGTCGTCGATGCCGACGGCAATCAAGTCACATTTGGCATGGGCACGGACGCGGCGGCCTGA
- a CDS encoding methyltransferase gives MVERITIDHVGHRGDGVSLTTGDAVYVPYTLGGESVEVDHVAGHPDRRKLLAVDVASPERVEPFCPHFGICGGCAIQHWAAEPYHAWKRNIVVETLAQAGLDCEVAPLVDAHGTGRRRVTLHGRFGTHDVLKVGFSAASSHDVIPIHRCPILDPALDGALDAAWALAEPLTSKMPVTKPLDIQVTATANGLDVDVRGSGPLPTPLVTALSRVAEQHHLARLTRHGELVLQRLPPTIRMGRAEVTLPPGSFLQATVAGEETLAALVAERLGKAKEVLDLFCGVGPFALRLAEKARVTAYDNDAGAIAALAKAARTPGLKPIKAEPRDLFRRPLVPPELRDIDAVVFDPPRQGAQAQALKLAASKVPIVIAVSCNVATFARDARLLIDGGYKIDAVVPVDQFRHTPHVELVARFTR, from the coding sequence GTGGTTGAACGCATCACGATCGATCATGTCGGCCATCGCGGCGATGGCGTCTCGCTCACGACCGGCGATGCGGTCTACGTGCCCTACACGCTTGGCGGCGAGAGCGTCGAGGTCGACCATGTCGCCGGTCATCCCGACCGCCGCAAGCTGCTCGCGGTCGACGTCGCAAGCCCCGAGCGCGTTGAGCCGTTCTGCCCACATTTCGGCATCTGCGGCGGCTGCGCCATCCAGCATTGGGCGGCCGAGCCCTATCACGCGTGGAAGCGCAACATCGTGGTCGAGACACTGGCGCAGGCCGGCCTCGATTGCGAGGTGGCGCCGCTGGTCGATGCCCACGGCACCGGCCGAAGGCGTGTGACGCTGCACGGAAGGTTCGGCACGCATGACGTGCTCAAGGTCGGCTTCTCGGCCGCAAGCTCACACGACGTGATCCCGATCCATCGCTGCCCGATCCTCGATCCTGCGCTCGACGGTGCGCTCGATGCCGCCTGGGCGCTCGCGGAGCCGCTGACGTCAAAAATGCCGGTGACGAAACCGCTCGATATCCAGGTGACCGCGACCGCCAATGGTCTCGATGTCGACGTGCGCGGCTCCGGGCCGCTGCCGACGCCTCTGGTCACGGCGCTATCGCGCGTCGCCGAGCAGCATCACCTGGCGCGGCTGACGCGGCATGGTGAGCTGGTGCTGCAACGCCTGCCGCCGACGATCAGGATGGGCCGTGCCGAGGTGACGCTGCCGCCGGGCTCGTTCCTGCAGGCAACGGTGGCGGGAGAAGAGACGCTGGCTGCACTCGTTGCCGAGCGCCTCGGCAAGGCGAAGGAGGTCCTCGATCTCTTCTGCGGCGTCGGCCCGTTCGCATTGCGGCTCGCCGAGAAGGCCCGCGTCACCGCTTACGACAACGACGCCGGCGCGATCGCCGCGCTCGCGAAGGCCGCGCGCACGCCGGGGCTGAAGCCGATCAAGGCCGAGCCGCGCGACCTGTTCCGCCGTCCGCTGGTGCCGCCGGAGTTGCGCGATATCGATGCCGTGGTGTTCGATCCGCCGCGCCAGGGCGCACAAGCGCAAGCGCTGAAACTCGCGGCGAGCAAGGTACCGATCGTGATCGCGGTATCCTGCAACGTCGCAACCTTCGCCCGCGACGCGAGGCTGCTGATCGATGGCGGTTACAAGATCGACGCCGTGGTCCCGGTCGACCAGTTCCGCCACACCCCGCACGTGGAGCTGGTGGCGCGATTTACGCGATGA
- a CDS encoding DUF1194 domain-containing protein: MRLLFSIGAVLVAGVLAGGDVAGIAAPSSKLEPPKFEPSRYQRQAADGDAQSVDVELILAVDVSYSMDMDELAIQREGYAQAIQSKEFLQALKAGPNGRIAVTYFEWAASSDQKIIIPWRLIDGPETADAVAAEILKTPIRRASRTSISGAIGFAMPLFDEDPYHGIRRVIDISGDGPNNNGGPVTVARDAALEKGIVINGLPIMVKEPSYSTMDIDNLDYYYEDCVVGGPGSFVISIKDRDKFKEAIRTKLLMEVAGRTPERPVVRVADKEKEPRVNCLIGEKIWSDRWGR, from the coding sequence ATGCGGTTGCTGTTCTCGATCGGGGCTGTGCTGGTGGCCGGCGTACTTGCCGGAGGGGACGTCGCGGGCATCGCGGCACCAAGTTCTAAACTTGAACCGCCGAAGTTTGAACCTTCAAGATATCAGCGGCAGGCGGCCGACGGCGATGCACAGTCGGTCGATGTCGAGCTGATCCTCGCGGTCGACGTCTCCTATTCCATGGACATGGACGAGCTCGCGATCCAGCGCGAGGGCTACGCGCAGGCGATCCAGTCCAAGGAGTTCCTGCAGGCGCTGAAGGCCGGGCCGAACGGCAGGATCGCGGTGACCTATTTCGAATGGGCTGCATCCTCCGATCAGAAGATCATCATTCCGTGGCGCCTCATCGACGGACCGGAGACGGCGGACGCGGTCGCCGCCGAGATCTTGAAGACGCCGATCCGGCGCGCCTCACGCACCTCGATCTCCGGCGCGATCGGATTTGCGATGCCGTTGTTCGACGAGGATCCCTATCACGGCATTCGCCGCGTCATCGACATCTCCGGCGACGGCCCCAACAACAATGGCGGCCCCGTCACCGTCGCGCGCGACGCCGCGCTCGAGAAAGGCATCGTCATCAACGGCCTGCCGATCATGGTCAAGGAGCCGTCCTATTCGACCATGGATATCGACAATCTCGATTACTATTACGAAGACTGCGTTGTCGGCGGTCCCGGCTCCTTCGTCATCTCGATCAAGGATCGCGACAAGTTCAAGGAAGCCATCCGCACCAAGCTGCTGATGGAAGTTGCCGGACGCACGCCCGAGCGCCCTGTCGTGCGCGTTGCGGACAAGGAGAAGGAGCCGCGCGTGAACTGCCTGATCGGCGAGAAGATCTGGTCGGATCGCTGGGGCCGCTAG
- a CDS encoding LysR substrate-binding domain-containing protein has protein sequence MEINWLHDFIAVASTRSFSRAAEQRNSSQPALSRRIKALEVWAGAALFERTTHAVSLTPAGDAFRLTAEDIIRRLSAGRLEAQELARGASDVLKFASTNALSLTFFPDWLRQVEATLSFVPNVQLVANHMEACERMLLAGEVHFLLCHHHPAVVTALTTSQFRSAHVGDDCLIPASVPASRSGKAARFRLPGTEAAPVQVLNYRQESGMGKILDAVRATSPLGAHLKPAFTSHLAKLLVTMVQAGRGMAWLPQSLIADQLASGELVKAGGQEWEIPIEIHVFRPRSRLTPAAEAFWTHVQEHPPASNPRKAVRLRRGRG, from the coding sequence ATGGAGATCAACTGGCTGCACGACTTCATCGCGGTGGCGTCGACCCGTAGTTTTTCGCGCGCTGCCGAGCAGCGCAATTCGTCGCAGCCGGCGCTGAGCCGCAGGATCAAGGCGCTGGAAGTATGGGCCGGGGCGGCGCTGTTCGAGCGCACGACGCATGCCGTCAGCCTCACGCCTGCCGGCGATGCGTTCCGCCTGACCGCCGAGGACATCATCCGCCGCCTGTCCGCCGGGCGCCTGGAGGCGCAGGAGCTCGCGCGCGGCGCCTCCGACGTGCTGAAATTCGCATCGACCAATGCGCTGTCGTTGACGTTCTTTCCGGATTGGCTGCGCCAGGTCGAGGCGACGCTGTCGTTCGTGCCGAATGTCCAGCTCGTCGCCAACCACATGGAGGCGTGCGAGCGCATGTTGCTGGCGGGCGAGGTGCATTTTCTGCTTTGCCACCATCATCCCGCCGTCGTCACGGCGCTGACGACCTCGCAATTCCGCTCGGCGCATGTCGGCGACGATTGCCTGATCCCGGCCTCGGTGCCGGCGTCGCGATCAGGCAAGGCCGCGCGCTTCAGGCTTCCGGGAACGGAAGCAGCGCCGGTGCAGGTCCTGAACTACCGTCAGGAGTCCGGAATGGGGAAGATCCTCGATGCGGTACGCGCGACCTCGCCGCTTGGTGCGCATCTGAAGCCCGCGTTCACCTCACATCTTGCAAAGCTTCTCGTCACCATGGTGCAGGCCGGCCGCGGCATGGCCTGGCTTCCGCAAAGCCTCATCGCCGACCAGCTTGCATCGGGCGAATTGGTGAAGGCCGGCGGACAGGAGTGGGAGATACCGATCGAGATCCACGTGTTCCGCCCGCGATCGCGGCTGACGCCGGCGGCCGAAGCATTCTGGACCCATGTTCAGGAGCATCCGCCGGCGAGCAACCCGCGCAAGGCGGTGCGCCTCCGTCGCGGTCGCGGCTAG
- a CDS encoding nucleotidyltransferase domain-containing protein has product MPHDPLLTRLTSAFAEVPGIAAIVLGGSRARGSAHPTSDYDIGLYFTAAAPLDTERLLAAAKAVADNPAATAVTPIGEWGPWIVGGAWLSVEGHKVDLLYRNADAVEAVMEACHAGAVTMDYQPGHPHGFCSAIWMGEIAYCEPMHDPQGLIARLKSITQPYPQALRDALIRRFRWEVLFGIENAELAIARDDRTHVAGCIYRSLACTAQVLFALNARYLINEKDALLEAARLPVTIPHLDERAKEVWQLFGDGALASACQVLRDIDRQLQVLTQSSGNQR; this is encoded by the coding sequence ATGCCGCACGATCCCTTGCTCACGCGCCTGACGTCCGCCTTTGCCGAGGTGCCGGGCATCGCGGCCATCGTGCTCGGCGGCTCGCGTGCGCGGGGCAGCGCGCATCCGACGTCCGACTACGATATCGGCCTCTACTTCACGGCGGCCGCGCCGCTCGATACGGAACGGCTGCTGGCGGCCGCGAAGGCGGTCGCCGACAACCCGGCAGCTACGGCGGTGACGCCCATTGGCGAATGGGGACCGTGGATCGTCGGCGGCGCGTGGTTGTCGGTGGAAGGACACAAGGTCGATCTGCTCTACCGCAACGCCGATGCCGTCGAAGCCGTGATGGAAGCCTGCCATGCCGGGGCCGTCACCATGGACTATCAGCCCGGCCATCCGCACGGCTTCTGCTCGGCGATCTGGATGGGCGAGATTGCGTATTGCGAGCCGATGCATGATCCGCAGGGCCTGATCGCCCGGCTGAAATCGATCACGCAGCCTTATCCCCAAGCGTTGCGCGATGCTCTGATCCGGCGCTTTCGGTGGGAGGTGCTGTTCGGCATCGAGAACGCCGAGCTTGCCATCGCCCGCGACGATCGGACCCATGTCGCCGGATGCATCTACCGATCGCTCGCCTGCACTGCACAGGTCCTGTTCGCGCTGAACGCGCGCTATCTCATCAACGAGAAGGACGCGCTGCTGGAAGCCGCGCGCTTGCCGGTGACGATTCCGCATCTGGACGAACGGGCAAAAGAGGTCTGGCAATTGTTCGGCGACGGCGCGCTTGCGTCGGCCTGCCAGGTGTTGCGGGACATCGATCGGCAATTGCAGGTGCTAACACAGTCGAGCGGGAATCAGCGTTGA
- a CDS encoding DUF190 domain-containing protein produces the protein MQIPNQAVSLRIFIGENDHYNGKPLYEAIVLAARERHLAGATVLRGPMGFGKSSRLHTSKILRLSEDLPLLIEIVDSEDNINAFLPILDGMMSSGLITLEKVQVLQYGTKAAS, from the coding sequence ATGCAAATCCCCAATCAGGCTGTTTCGCTCCGGATCTTCATCGGCGAGAACGACCATTACAACGGCAAGCCGCTCTATGAAGCCATCGTTCTCGCCGCGCGCGAGCGGCATCTCGCCGGCGCCACCGTGCTGCGCGGTCCCATGGGTTTCGGCAAGTCGAGCCGCCTGCACACCTCGAAGATCCTGCGGCTCTCAGAAGACCTGCCACTCCTGATCGAGATCGTCGACAGCGAGGACAACATCAACGCATTCCTGCCCATCCTGGATGGCATGATGTCGAGCGGCCTGATCACCTTGGAGAAGGTACAGGTCCTGCAATATGGTACGAAGGCCGCGAGCTGA
- a CDS encoding carboxymuconolactone decarboxylase, translated as MKYSGLALAALLAVTIPGAARAAEPTRFVPLKPDELSAPQKEWADAIAVPPRNAKFTNPPYRAYIRNPELAPKLSAMSDYLRWNSSLPARLSEFAILITARQWTAQYEWFAHYPLAMKAGLDPQVAKDLANGVRPQAMKDDEAALYDLATALYRDRKVSDDVYRAAQQKFGERGIMDIIGLIGYYDLVSMTLITMQAEAPNDSVPPLPPLVAK; from the coding sequence ATGAAATATTCCGGCCTGGCGCTGGCCGCGCTGCTCGCTGTGACGATCCCGGGAGCGGCCCGCGCGGCCGAGCCGACCCGCTTCGTGCCGCTGAAGCCCGATGAGCTTTCGGCACCGCAGAAGGAATGGGCGGACGCGATCGCGGTGCCGCCGCGCAATGCCAAATTCACCAACCCACCCTATCGCGCTTACATCCGCAATCCCGAGCTCGCGCCGAAGCTCTCGGCGATGTCGGACTATCTGCGCTGGAATTCGTCGCTGCCGGCGCGTTTAAGCGAATTCGCCATCCTGATCACGGCGCGGCAGTGGACGGCGCAATATGAATGGTTCGCGCATTATCCGCTGGCGATGAAGGCCGGTCTCGATCCGCAGGTCGCCAAGGACCTCGCCAACGGCGTACGGCCGCAGGCGATGAAGGACGACGAGGCCGCGCTTTACGACCTCGCGACGGCGCTCTATCGCGACAGGAAGGTCTCCGACGACGTCTATCGCGCCGCGCAGCAGAAATTCGGCGAGCGCGGCATCATGGATATCATCGGCCTGATCGGCTATTACGATCTGGTCTCGATGACGCTGATCACGATGCAGGCGGAAGCCCCGAATGACAGCGTGCCGCCATTGCCACCGCTCGTGGCGAAATAG
- the leuC gene encoding 3-isopropylmalate dehydratase large subunit yields the protein MSGRTLYDKLIDAHVVRRLDDDGLVLLYVDRTVLNEYTSPQAFAGLRAAGRKVWNPSAALMVVDHVNPTAARRTRQMPDADAARQVDYFADNARDFGIEYFDILDPRQGIEHVVAPEQGLVMPGMVIAAGDSHTTAYGAFGALGYGIGTSDIEHYLATSTVRYRRLKTMRINVTGHPPLGVTSKDVVMEIIRRIGADGATGYAVEFAGPAVTEMSVEGRIVMSIMIVEAGARGVVIAPDQKVLDYLKARPRAPKGEMWDRAAKAWLQLRSDPDASFDREMTIDAGEVAPLVTWGTSPDQAIAVTDRVPDPDSNSTTDRRTAAMRALAYMGLTPGTPIQSVPIDFAFIGSCTNSRIEDLRDAAHVFRGRHVATGVRAIVVPGSTQVRAQAEAEGIAQILIDAGVEWRQSGCSMCLAMNDDILAPGQRSASSTNRNFEGRQGPGARTHLMSPAMVAAAAVTGRITDVRDLIGGKQQ from the coding sequence ATGTCCGGGCGCACGCTCTACGACAAACTGATCGACGCGCATGTGGTTCGGCGCCTCGACGATGACGGGCTGGTGCTGCTCTATGTCGATCGCACCGTGCTCAACGAATATACCAGCCCGCAGGCCTTTGCCGGCTTGCGTGCCGCCGGGCGCAAGGTGTGGAATCCATCCGCAGCGCTGATGGTGGTCGACCACGTCAACCCGACCGCAGCGCGGCGCACGCGGCAGATGCCCGATGCCGACGCGGCGCGGCAGGTCGACTACTTCGCCGACAATGCGCGCGATTTCGGCATCGAATATTTCGACATCCTCGATCCGCGTCAGGGCATCGAGCATGTCGTCGCGCCCGAGCAAGGGCTGGTCATGCCGGGCATGGTGATCGCCGCCGGTGACAGCCACACCACCGCCTACGGCGCCTTCGGCGCGCTCGGCTACGGCATCGGCACCTCCGACATCGAGCATTATCTGGCGACCTCGACGGTGCGCTACCGCCGCCTGAAGACGATGCGCATCAACGTGACCGGGCATCCGCCGCTCGGCGTCACGTCGAAGGACGTCGTCATGGAGATCATCCGTCGCATCGGCGCCGATGGAGCCACCGGCTATGCGGTGGAGTTCGCCGGCCCCGCGGTGACCGAGATGAGCGTCGAGGGACGCATCGTGATGTCGATCATGATCGTCGAGGCCGGCGCACGCGGCGTCGTCATCGCACCCGACCAGAAGGTGCTCGATTATCTCAAGGCACGGCCCCGTGCGCCGAAAGGCGAGATGTGGGACCGCGCCGCAAAAGCCTGGCTGCAGCTTCGCTCCGATCCGGACGCCAGCTTCGACCGGGAGATGACGATCGATGCCGGCGAGGTCGCGCCGCTGGTGACATGGGGCACGAGCCCGGACCAGGCGATTGCCGTGACCGATCGCGTGCCCGATCCCGACAGCAATTCCACCACCGATCGCCGGACGGCGGCGATGCGCGCGCTCGCCTATATGGGCCTGACGCCGGGCACACCGATCCAGTCGGTGCCGATCGATTTCGCCTTCATCGGCTCATGCACCAATTCGCGCATCGAAGATCTGCGCGATGCAGCACATGTGTTCAGAGGCCGTCACGTCGCGACCGGCGTTCGCGCCATCGTCGTTCCCGGATCGACGCAAGTCCGCGCGCAGGCCGAGGCGGAAGGGATCGCTCAGATCCTGATCGATGCGGGCGTGGAGTGGCGGCAATCCGGCTGCTCGATGTGCCTTGCGATGAACGACGACATTCTCGCGCCGGGGCAGCGCTCGGCCTCCTCGACCAACCGCAATTTCGAGGGTCGCCAGGGGCCCGGGGCGCGCACGCATCTGATGAGCCCCGCGATGGTCGCGGCCGCCGCGGTCACGGGCCGCATCACCGATGTGCGCGACCTGATCGGAGGAAAGCAGCAATGA
- the clpS gene encoding ATP-dependent Clp protease adapter ClpS codes for MNDTVTTPKTRTRTKVERPKLHKVILINDDYTPREFVTMILKAEFRMTEDQAYKVMITAHKLGACVVAVFTKDVAETKATRATDAARTKGYPLLFTTEPEE; via the coding sequence ATGAACGACACTGTTACCACGCCGAAAACCAGGACCAGGACCAAGGTCGAGCGGCCCAAGCTGCACAAGGTCATCCTGATCAACGACGACTACACGCCGCGCGAGTTCGTCACCATGATCCTGAAGGCCGAATTCCGCATGACCGAGGATCAGGCCTACAAGGTCATGATCACCGCGCACAAGCTGGGTGCCTGCGTCGTCGCCGTGTTCACCAAGGACGTCGCCGAAACCAAGGCGACGCGTGCCACCGACGCCGCGCGCACCAAAGGCTATCCGCTGCTGTTCACGACGGAGCCGGAGGAATAG
- a CDS encoding methyltransferase domain-containing protein produces MEVNADRLNAFMGKMVTEFGAAMNASLVLLGDKLGLYRTLAAKGPMSSSELASATGTTERYIREWLSSQAASGYIEYDSASRKFSMLPEQAMALADEDSPVFLGAFGNVIASAFLDEPKVSDAFKSGKGVGWNRRSECLFCGTARFFRTGYMHHLVQEWLPALDGVVDKLKRGAKVADVGCGHGVSTRLMAEAFPKSRFYGFDYHEGSIEAARKAAAEAKLGDRVSFAVHSAKTYPAEGYDLVCFFDCLHDMGDPVGAISHVRQTMAKDGTCMLVEPFAGDRLEDNLNPVGRVYYAASTMICTPASLDQEVGLALGAQAGEARLRKVASEGGLSRFRRAAETPFNLILEARI; encoded by the coding sequence ATGGAGGTCAATGCCGACAGGTTGAATGCCTTTATGGGCAAGATGGTCACCGAGTTCGGCGCGGCGATGAATGCATCGCTGGTGCTGCTCGGAGACAAGCTCGGTCTCTACCGGACCCTCGCCGCCAAGGGGCCGATGAGTTCGTCCGAGCTCGCGAGCGCCACCGGAACGACGGAGCGCTATATCCGCGAATGGCTGTCGAGCCAGGCGGCATCCGGTTACATCGAATACGATTCCGCATCACGAAAGTTTTCGATGTTGCCGGAGCAGGCGATGGCGCTTGCTGACGAGGATAGTCCGGTTTTCCTCGGCGCATTCGGCAACGTCATCGCATCGGCGTTTCTCGACGAGCCGAAGGTCTCGGACGCATTCAAGTCCGGCAAGGGCGTCGGCTGGAACCGGCGCAGCGAGTGCCTGTTCTGCGGCACGGCCCGCTTCTTCCGCACCGGCTACATGCACCACCTCGTGCAGGAATGGCTCCCCGCGCTCGACGGCGTCGTGGACAAGCTGAAGCGCGGCGCCAAGGTCGCCGATGTCGGCTGCGGCCATGGCGTCTCGACACGGTTGATGGCCGAGGCCTTCCCGAAGTCGCGCTTCTACGGCTTCGACTATCACGAGGGTTCGATCGAGGCGGCGCGCAAGGCGGCAGCCGAGGCGAAGCTCGGTGATCGCGTCAGCTTCGCGGTTCATTCGGCCAAGACCTATCCGGCCGAGGGCTATGATCTCGTCTGCTTCTTCGATTGCCTGCACGACATGGGCGATCCCGTCGGCGCGATCAGCCACGTGCGACAGACCATGGCGAAGGACGGCACCTGCATGCTGGTCGAACCGTTCGCGGGCGACCGCCTCGAGGACAATCTCAATCCGGTCGGGCGCGTCTATTATGCGGCGTCGACCATGATCTGCACCCCGGCCTCGCTCGATCAGGAGGTGGGCCTCGCACTCGGCGCGCAAGCCGGCGAAGCACGGCTGCGCAAGGTCGCCAGCGAAGGCGGCCTATCACGCTTCCGCCGGGCCGCCGAGACCCCCTTCAACCTGATCCTGGAAGCACGGATCTGA
- the crcB gene encoding fluoride efflux transporter CrcB — MKASSADRWRTAILYAWVSAGSILGGLTRYLVGLALDTGPGFPFATLFINATGSLIIGFYATLTGPDGRVLARPEHRQFVMTGFCGGYTTFSTFSLETFRLFHGGMKYTALAYVAASVVCWLVSVWAGHMMASRYNRLKRS, encoded by the coding sequence ATGAAGGCTTCCTCTGCTGACCGCTGGCGTACCGCGATCCTCTATGCCTGGGTCTCTGCCGGCAGCATCCTCGGCGGGCTGACACGCTATCTGGTCGGGCTCGCCCTCGACACCGGCCCCGGCTTTCCCTTCGCGACGCTGTTCATCAACGCGACGGGCTCGCTGATCATCGGCTTCTACGCGACGCTGACCGGCCCCGACGGCCGCGTGCTGGCGCGGCCGGAGCACCGGCAGTTCGTCATGACCGGTTTCTGCGGCGGCTACACCACCTTCTCGACCTTCAGCCTCGAGACCTTCCGACTGTTCCACGGCGGCATGAAATACACCGCCCTCGCCTATGTCGCGGCCTCGGTCGTCTGCTGGCTGGTGTCGGTATGGGCGGGGCATATGATGGCGAGCCGCTACAACCGCTTGAAGAGGAGCTGA
- the crcB gene encoding fluoride efflux transporter CrcB: protein MFIVLSGLIAIVAGSVLGGCARYFVSGAVARRLGETFPWGTMTINVTGAFLIGIFGALATHPNSVFATPNPWLFAVTGFLGCYTTVSSFSLQTLTLARNGEPAHALGNIVFSVGLCLAAVSCGFLLADNFGS from the coding sequence CTGTTCATCGTGCTGAGCGGATTGATCGCTATCGTGGCCGGCAGCGTGCTGGGCGGCTGCGCCCGCTATTTCGTATCCGGCGCCGTCGCGCGGCGGCTGGGCGAGACCTTTCCCTGGGGCACCATGACCATCAACGTCACCGGGGCCTTCCTGATCGGCATCTTCGGGGCGCTGGCGACCCATCCCAACTCGGTGTTCGCGACGCCCAATCCGTGGCTGTTCGCAGTGACCGGCTTCCTCGGCTGCTACACCACTGTGTCCTCGTTCAGCCTGCAAACGCTGACCCTGGCGCGCAACGGCGAGCCGGCGCACGCACTCGGCAATATCGTGTTCTCGGTCGGACTGTGCCTCGCGGCCGTGAGCTGCGGCTTTCTCCTCGCGGACAATTTTGGGAGCTAG